The region CAAAATACCCACGGTAAAAATGCACCAGCAGCATATATGTTACACTAATCTCTTCTGAACTCTGATGTTAATTGGTATGTACAAAGGAATCCAGGAGTAAAAACGGCAAAAGAGAAGGACATGATGCACAACCTGATTAATGACAATGTTTACTCATTATGAACACAAATAGTAACGGTCCACATAACAAAGAGACTACTCCACATAATATAGTAATATAATAACGGTTCACACAACAAAGAAATAACAGTTAACTTAAGTTTGCACAACAGTCTGCCAACACAAACTGGAGCATCAAAAAAGATACCCCAAGCACTATACCATGATATCATGGATCGGCATAGCCAAGCAGGAGACGATCGTCAAAAGGTATTTGGCTCATATCATTTATGCTTCTAACCAAGCGAGACCAAGCAACAGTAATCTTCACCTTAGAGTCTTTACCTTTAGAAGAGGTCTTTTTCCCTCTAGATGGCTTGCAGCTGTGGAGGACACATGTAGCCTGGCTTGTTTGGCAATCCTTGGCTTTGAACAAGACACGGCCACTAGCAGCGATAGCACCAGAGCGGGAGTAGGTGTAGATGAAAATTTTGAGCCTTCCTCGTACAGACACAACGCGCCTCAACAGAGCAAGGTAACCATCTGAATCCATAGACATTGTTTCATCGGATTCCATATTCATTGTTCCATACTTTGAATCAAACAGCACGATTTCCTTATTAGGATCGTCCTCGCAAGGCGAGgcacgacaaacaatttgcccgccGTGTTTAAAAGGCGACCCTTGGGTAACACGGGCAGACAAGATGGTGGCCTGGCGTGACCAGTCGAGTTGTTCAAAGCGCAACTCTATTTTGCAGAGGTAGTTGGAGAAGCACCTATAACACCAATCATGCCAGGAAGGATTGTACATCTGCACGGGTAGAGTGAAGAGCGTCCTATCCTCGGACCGAGACTGTCCCTTCACCATGAGTTGGAATTCTATGTGAACGGGATCGCGGCACATGAGCGCGCGAGATGGGCCAGTCAAGTGCAGATAAGGATCCTGAAAGCATCAGCCAGTCATGTACTGATCAGAAAGCAAGCGGCAACAAGAATAAACAAGGATACATAATGAGCAGAAGGCCCGTACTTTCTTGGTGAGAGTTTGGCTCCGCCCCCTTCGACGAAAGAAGAGGATATTGCGTTTGTGATCCACATAGTCTCGAGCGGCAACGACGCCGTACACTTGAAGCGGCCACTTGAGGTGCTTTGTCTTGGCGATTTTGATGGAGTATATCTGAAGGGTCTTGGAAAGGACGGCCTCCCCTGGGATGCGGCTCGGGGAGCAGTGTGTGAAGAGCATTGGGCTCAGCATCGCTGCAATGTAAACCATGGGTATGCACGCGGCGAAACAGTTGAGTCGACGACCGGCCGGAAGAGAAGAAGAAATGCAAGCAAGAATTAATCGGTTACTCACTCAGAGCTTCGAAGTCGAACCGGCCTTTGCCGAATGAGATTTCCCAGTTTTCGCGGTGCTGGTCGAAGTCCTCCTTCTGCTCCTCCATGGAGGATTCAGGAGCCAACTCctcctcgtcttcttcttcttcttcctcctcctcctcctcctcctcctcctcttcctcttcctcttcctcttcctcttctgtggTTGGTTCGCAGTAAATCGATTTGGACTCGATGTCGTCATCTAATCCAGCATTCGCCGGTTGCGAGGGACGTCTCCTCCGCCTACACAAGCGCGCCCTTGATACCTGCGGCATGTCGGAGCACGTATCGTCGACCCCCTCCGCAATTTTGCTCGCACCTTCTCGACCCTGTTTTTTCTTCGCCGCCGGCGCTGCCTGCTCGCTAGGGTTCTTTGACGGGGAAAAAAGGCTGGGTGGGTGGGTTGGGTTATATTCCGTCTCAGCGTCCGACGCGTGTTCTGCGTCTCTGCTGGTCACGGGCCCAGCTAGCATCGCGAGCAAACACAACCTCCTCGTCTGGGACGGCCCATTAGACGCTGGACCTACCAAACAGGTTTTCTTCCCGCAGTCTTCCTATTCTAGTTTTTCGGCTGGTTTCCTTAAAAATAACATATATTTTTTGATATATTTTAAAGTTTTCTTGGATTTACAAACATATCCATTTTAaaatttaaaaaattcaaaaatgttTACAAATTCTCCATAACTTTCAGGAATTTTAAAAAAGTTCTTATATTTGAAATAAATGTTCATTTTTCAGGAAAGTAATAGAATTTAATATTATTATCAGATGTTACAAAATatttgaatatataaaaaatttccCAACTTTAAACATGTTCGTGTTTTGGAAAATGTTCTAAAATTTAAGAATAATCTCACTTTAAAAAAATGCCTGTGTAGTTAAAAAAGTTCTCAAACAAAAAGtgttcataaattttaaaaagTATTTGCAATTTATAAAATCTTATAAAATTTGTAAAACAGTAGCAAATTTAAAAACAAATCATTTATTTGTAAAATCTTCTTggattaaaaaataaataaatgataAAAATAAAAAGATTAAGAAACTGGCAGAAAACCAGTGAAATGGATAaacataaaaagaaagaaaaaaaaccacACAGATCCGAAAGAAAAACATACAACAAACCTGGTTGTTTCCATCCGTTGGATACACATGGATCTATGGTTGAGTGTAAGACTATTTATGCTGGATGTCCCAAAGATATTTGTTTTTTTTACGTGAAGATATTTGTTCTTTTCTCTAAGGAAGACTGCTATTCTATAGTACTTTTATGGGAAAAGAGCGGGATTAAAAGGGGACAACTAATCCAGGGCATCCCTAGAAGGGCTGTCGAGCTGGCACTTGCTAGACACACTTGGGTTGCCACGTGGGATGAGGATGGAATTGAGGGAGGCTTGGGAGGAACCGAGGAAGTGATTGATCGAAGTTTAGCCAAGCATGTTTTTTGGGGTTTTTTTTCATCTGGTTTGATCTTGTTTTCTTTACTCACATCATTTTTACATTGTACATATTGATTTGTTGGGACATAGGTGTACTTCAGTGTAAATGTGCTCCCGCTCGGAACATGGATGTGTTTCCATGCGGAGTGTACATGTACTTCCACGGACAGCACAAGCGTGCTCCCACGATGACCACAAGTGTGCTTCCATGGTGAACACGGCGTCCTTGAGTCCTTCtgttttttattgttttctttgGCTTTTTTTCGTCTTTTATTTGGAGCACAAGTGTACTTCACGCGAGAGCACATATGTAATTCACCCCCAATGGATGCACAATTTAGCTCACTTGGGCCTGTTTGGTTGCATGTTAGTCTCAACCAGGGCGTGAGGATGCAATTTTGGCCCATTTAGTTGTCTTGCCTGTACCAGATCTTGGCCCACACAAACCTTAAAGCACATCCCAGCCATACGGGTAGCTAGGAACTGCCAAATGGTCTGTTTCCTCTCAACAAGGCTCTCTCGGCGCGCATTGGAGAGGAACGCGGAGCTGCACTCGTGCGAGCAGGGAGATAGTGCAAGCTTTGAAAAAACGGCGGGAGGACTTTGGNNNNNNNNNNNNNNNNNNNNNNNNNNNNNNNNNNNNNNNNNNNNNNNNNNNNNNNNNNNNNNNNNNNNNNNNNNNNNNNNNNNNNNNNNNNNNNNNNNNNNNNNNNNNNNNNNNNNNNNNNNNNNNNNNNNNNNNNNNNNNNNNNNNNNNNNNNNNNNNNNNNNNNNNNNNNNNNNNNNNNNNNNNNNNNNNNNNNNNNNNNNNNNNNNNNNNNNNNNNNNNNNNNNNNNNNNNNNNNNNNNNNNNNNNNNNNNNNNNNNNNNNNNNNNNNNNNNNNNNNNNNNNNNNNNNNNNNNNNNNNNNNNNNNNNNNNNNNNNNNNNNTCTTTACCAACGAGTAGGTAAGCGACCCATATTCACTGGTGGGCGGTGGTCAGAGGCGGCgatccttcttcctcctcttctccaagTTGTTCCGCACCTCCTCCTTGGTCCATCGATGGTTGCTAGTTCAACCTTAGAGAGAGCATGTGGTAGGAGTAGATCTATAGGTAGTATGGTACGTGATATTGTTTTGGTAGCATGGTAGACCTTATATTTGTAAGCATGTGATGATGTGGTAGATCAGATGTGTTCATGCTAGGTTTTGCTTGTCGGCATTGGTGTGTTGATGCATTGATCAGACCATGTGTAGATGGTAGTGTGTTGAATTAATGCTAGTTTCCTAGATGCGTTAGTGTCGTAAAATGCTAGTTTGCTACATGTGCTAGTGTATTGTGGTTGAAAATCAGTCCATGTGGAGTATGCATTTTGTTTTATTCAATGGTCCTGATGCAAACCATTATAGAACAGGGACGCCAGCCTTAGTCAGGGCATTGTTTTGTCCGATAACTAGTTATGACCCTCCTATGTTAAGGACTTCTAGCCACTATCCGAGCAGGTACCTACTCGTTCAGTTGTGTTCGAGGGGCGGGTTGTGTAACCATATTTTGGCATGGCGGTGCATGCTCCTCCTCCTCATGCTGATGTCGTTGCTGCTAAGGCATCCATCAAGGCTAGAAAGGCAACAACGAGGGCGCCTGGGAAGAAGAACACAATGAAATGACAATTATTCTTGTCCACATTCGTGCTTAACAAGATATGCAACATCTTATCCAGTGAGGTGaggactgacaagggcttcaaggaggtgcacttcAACGTTATTGCCAAGCAGGTCTTTGAGTTTCGGGGCACGGAGGTGACCTCAATCTATTTCTACAATCATCTTTGGAGATGAAGACACAGATGGATCTACCTGTCCAAGCTCAGGGACCTCAGCGACGCACAATGGGACGAGGACACCTTTACGGTCCCGTTGAAGGTAGAACACTGATACATCCTAAACTCACCTAtacttttttattgtttcatgttatTATCATATCAATTATATATATTTTTTCCACTAAGTTTTATTATTTTCTCAACTAACATAATAATCAAGTGCTCATTGCCAGTTATCGTTTATGGGTGTTTTCGGACTTTCAGTAAAATCAAATTTTATGAAGCTAAAAAGATAGagaaaatttcagaaattaatttcATAGAGAAGCTTCTAGGGAGATCAGAGCCAGTCGGGTGGGTCTCACGCGGTCAAGTGGCATGCTAGAGGGTGGATGTACGGCCCAGAAACTAGTAGGAAAACCCTTATTTACTCTTATAAAGGCTGTTGGAGTGCTCACCTCCTGGGGGCCTTCACGGGCGAGAGTGCCCTCCGCGTTGTCCGTTTCATGGTGGCATGTTATGGGGGGGCCTCTCAGGGGCTCTTCGTGCCGTCCGATCAGTACGTACGGCGCG is a window of Triticum dicoccoides isolate Atlit2015 ecotype Zavitan chromosome 2B, WEW_v2.0, whole genome shotgun sequence DNA encoding:
- the LOC119367131 gene encoding uncharacterized protein LOC119367131; this encodes MPQVSRARLCRRRRRPSQPANAGLDDDIESKSIYCEPTTEEEEEEEEEEEEEEEEEEEEEEEDEEELAPESSMEEQKEDFDQHRENWEISFGKGRFDFEALTMLSPMLFTHCSPSRIPGEAVLSKTLQIYSIKIAKTKHLKWPLQVYGVVAARDYVDHKRNILFFRRRGRSQTLTKKDPYLHLTGPSRALMCRDPVHIEFQLMVKGQSRSEDRTLFTLPVQMYNPSWHDWCYRCFSNYLCKIELRFEQLDWSRQATILSARVTQGSPFKHGGQIVCRASPCEDDPNKEIVLFDSKYGTMNMESDETMSMDSDGYLALLRRVVSVRGRLKIFIYTYSRSGAIAASGRVLFKAKDCQTSQATCVLHSCKPSRGKKTSSKGKDSKVKITVAWSRLVRSINDMSQIPFDDRLLLGYADP